One Luteibacter aegosomaticola genomic window carries:
- the rplW gene encoding 50S ribosomal protein L23, whose translation MSTERTLNTLRAPHISEKAARLAEHNQYVFIVAPEATKADVATAVEELFDVKVVDVNLVNTKGKVKSFRFRTGNRQGKRKAYVRLADGHTIDVSAKA comes from the coding sequence ATGAGCACCGAACGTACGCTCAACACGCTGCGCGCACCGCACATCTCTGAGAAGGCCGCCCGCCTCGCTGAGCACAACCAGTATGTGTTCATCGTTGCACCCGAGGCCACCAAGGCTGATGTCGCGACCGCGGTCGAGGAGCTCTTCGACGTCAAGGTCGTGGACGTGAACCTCGTGAATACCAAGGGCAAGGTCAAGTCGTTCCGCTTCCGCACTGGCAACCGCCAGGGCAAGCGCAAGGCTTATGTCCGCCTCGCCGATGGCCACACGATCGACGTGTCGGCCAAGGCCTGA
- the rplB gene encoding 50S ribosomal protein L2 yields MALITHKPTSPGRRDAVSVRTEGLHKGAPYAALTESQSKTGGRNHFGRITTRHRGGGHKQAYRIIDFKRDKEGIAAVVERLEYDPNRTAHIALLCYADGERRYIIAPKGVAVGDRLVSGSDSPIKAGNCLPLRSIPVGSTIHCIEMKPGKGAQIARSAGASVQLVAREQGYATLRLRSGEMRRVPVECRATIGEVGNSEHSLRKLGKAGAKRWKGIRPTVRGVVMNPVDHPHGGGEGRTSGGRHPVSPWGTPTKGYKTRNNKRTQQFIVRRRK; encoded by the coding sequence ATGGCACTGATCACTCACAAGCCGACCTCCCCGGGCCGCCGCGACGCAGTCAGCGTGCGGACCGAAGGTCTGCACAAGGGCGCGCCGTACGCCGCCCTGACCGAATCGCAGTCGAAGACCGGCGGTCGCAACCATTTTGGTCGCATCACCACCCGTCATCGCGGCGGCGGTCACAAGCAGGCTTACCGCATCATCGATTTCAAGCGTGACAAGGAAGGCATCGCCGCCGTTGTCGAGCGCCTGGAATACGACCCGAACCGCACCGCGCACATCGCGCTGCTGTGCTACGCCGACGGCGAGCGCCGCTACATCATCGCGCCGAAGGGCGTGGCGGTGGGCGACCGTCTCGTGTCGGGTTCCGACTCCCCGATCAAGGCCGGCAACTGCCTGCCGCTGCGTTCGATCCCGGTCGGTTCCACGATCCACTGCATCGAAATGAAGCCGGGCAAGGGTGCGCAGATCGCGCGTTCGGCCGGCGCTTCGGTCCAGCTGGTCGCTCGCGAGCAGGGTTACGCCACGCTGCGTCTTCGCTCCGGCGAAATGCGCCGCGTCCCGGTTGAATGCCGCGCCACCATCGGTGAAGTCGGCAACTCGGAGCACTCCCTGCGCAAGCTCGGCAAGGCCGGTGCTAAGCGTTGGAAGGGCATCCGTCCGACCGTCCGCGGCGTTGTCATGAACCCGGTCGACCATCCGCACGGCGGTGGTGAAGGCCGTACCTCCGGCGGCCGTCATCCGGTCAGCCCGTGGGGCACGCCGACCAAGGGTTACAAGACGCGCAACAACAAGCGCACCCAGCAGTTCATCGTGCGTCGTCGCAAGTAA
- the rpsS gene encoding 30S ribosomal protein S19 produces MPRSLKKGPFVDLHLVKKVEAAVSANNKRPIKTWSRRSMILPEMVGLTIAIHNGRQHVPVLINENMVGHKLGEFAVTRTYKGHAGDKKGK; encoded by the coding sequence ATGCCGCGCTCTCTAAAGAAAGGTCCGTTCGTTGACCTGCACCTCGTAAAGAAGGTGGAAGCCGCCGTTTCCGCCAATAACAAGCGTCCGATCAAGACCTGGTCGCGTCGCTCGATGATCCTGCCGGAGATGGTCGGTCTGACCATCGCCATCCACAACGGCCGCCAGCACGTGCCGGTGCTTATCAACGAGAACATGGTCGGGCACAAGCTCGGCGAGTTCGCGGTGACCCGCACCTACAAGGGCCACGCCGGCGATAAGAAGGGCAAGTGA
- the rplV gene encoding 50S ribosomal protein L22, translated as MSTEAKAILRGARISAQKARLVADLVRGMPVGRASDTLAYTNKKAAHLVRKVLLSAVANAENNLGADVDELKVTRIFVDEGQAMKRMYARAKGRGSRILKRTSHITVVVGN; from the coding sequence ATGAGCACTGAAGCCAAAGCGATCCTGCGTGGCGCCCGCATCTCGGCGCAGAAGGCACGCCTGGTGGCAGACCTGGTCCGCGGCATGCCCGTCGGCCGGGCGAGCGACACGCTTGCTTACACCAACAAGAAGGCCGCGCACCTTGTCCGCAAGGTGCTGCTGTCCGCCGTCGCCAACGCCGAGAACAATCTCGGTGCTGACGTCGACGAACTGAAGGTCACCCGCATTTTCGTCGACGAAGGTCAGGCGATGAAGCGTATGTACGCCCGCGCCAAAGGCCGCGGTTCGCGCATCCTGAAGCGCACCAGCCACATCACTGTGGTTGTTGGTAACTGA
- the rpsC gene encoding 30S ribosomal protein S3, protein MGHKVHPTGIRLGIAKDWNSKWYANKGEYAQYLAADLKVREMLRKKLAAAGISKIQIERPAKTARVTIYTARPGVVIGKKGEDIEKLRKEVTDMMGVPTHINVSEVRKPELDAQLVAESIAQQLERRIMFRRAMKRSVGNAMRLGALGIKINVSGRLNGAEIARSEWAREGRVPLHTLRADIDYGTAEAKTQYGIIGVKVWVYKGEIFDLAAATAEASKEDQQPQQSSRRDGGENRRERGERSAK, encoded by the coding sequence ATGGGTCATAAAGTTCATCCCACCGGTATCCGCCTCGGCATTGCCAAGGACTGGAACTCGAAGTGGTACGCCAACAAGGGTGAGTACGCCCAGTACCTCGCTGCTGACCTCAAGGTCCGCGAGATGCTGCGCAAGAAGCTCGCCGCCGCCGGTATCTCGAAGATCCAGATCGAGCGTCCGGCCAAGACCGCCCGCGTGACGATCTACACCGCCCGTCCGGGCGTCGTGATCGGCAAGAAGGGCGAGGACATCGAGAAGCTTCGTAAGGAAGTCACCGACATGATGGGCGTCCCGACGCACATCAACGTCAGCGAAGTCCGCAAGCCGGAACTCGACGCCCAGCTCGTTGCCGAGTCGATCGCGCAGCAGCTCGAGCGCCGCATCATGTTCCGTCGCGCGATGAAGCGCTCGGTTGGTAACGCCATGCGCCTCGGCGCCCTGGGCATCAAGATCAACGTCTCCGGCCGTCTGAACGGCGCCGAGATCGCGCGCTCCGAGTGGGCTCGTGAAGGTCGCGTGCCGCTCCACACCCTCCGCGCTGACATCGACTACGGCACCGCCGAAGCGAAGACCCAGTACGGCATCATCGGTGTGAAGGTGTGGGTCTACAAGGGCGAGATCTTCGACCTGGCGGCCGCTACGGCCGAGGCGTCGAAGGAAGATCAGCAGCCGCAGCAGTCGTCGCGTCGCGATGGTGGTGAAAACCGCCGTGAGCGTGGCGAGCGCTCTGCCAAGTAA
- the rplP gene encoding 50S ribosomal protein L16 produces MLQPKRTKFRKMFKGRNDGLAFTSNVVSFGEYGLKATTHGQLTARQIEAARRCITRFVKRGGKLWIRVFPDKPITRKPIEVRMGAGKGGVEFWVAEIQPGRMLYEIEGVDEATAREAMRLAAAKLSVQTQFVSRAVM; encoded by the coding sequence ATGTTGCAACCAAAGCGTACCAAGTTCCGCAAGATGTTTAAGGGCCGCAACGATGGCCTGGCGTTTACCTCGAACGTCGTGAGCTTCGGCGAATACGGCCTCAAGGCGACGACGCACGGTCAGCTGACCGCGCGCCAGATCGAAGCAGCCCGTCGTTGCATCACCCGCTTCGTCAAGCGCGGTGGCAAGCTGTGGATCCGCGTGTTCCCGGACAAGCCGATCACCCGCAAGCCCATCGAAGTTCGAATGGGTGCCGGTAAGGGTGGCGTCGAGTTCTGGGTCGCCGAGATCCAGCCGGGCCGCATGCTTTATGAAATCGAAGGTGTCGACGAAGCGACCGCACGTGAGGCCATGCGCCTTGCCGCTGCCAAGCTCTCGGTCCAGACGCAGTTCGTGTCCAGGGCGGTGATGTAA
- the rpmC gene encoding 50S ribosomal protein L29, translated as MAIKEIKSKSAEELNQHLLDLRKEQFNLRMQKGSGQLTQPHQLRRVRRDIARTKFVLGEKK; from the coding sequence ATGGCTATCAAAGAAATCAAAAGTAAGTCGGCGGAAGAGCTGAATCAGCATCTGCTGGACCTTCGCAAGGAGCAGTTCAATCTGCGCATGCAGAAGGGCTCCGGCCAGCTCACCCAGCCGCACCAGCTGCGCCGCGTTCGGCGCGACATCGCCCGCACGAAGTTCGTGCTCGGCGAGAAGAAGTAA
- the rpsQ gene encoding 30S ribosomal protein S17 — protein MSDNTKAARTLVGRVISNKMDSTVTVLIERQVQHPLLGKIIRRSTKLHAHDETGANEGDVVRIAECRPLSKTKHHRVVEIVTRAEV, from the coding sequence ATGAGCGATAACACGAAAGCAGCGCGTACCCTTGTCGGTCGCGTCATTAGCAACAAGATGGACAGCACCGTGACGGTTCTGATCGAGCGCCAGGTGCAGCATCCGCTGCTCGGCAAGATCATTCGCCGTTCCACCAAGCTCCACGCACACGATGAAACGGGTGCGAACGAGGGCGACGTGGTCCGCATCGCGGAGTGCCGTCCGCTGTCGAAGACCAAGCATCACCGCGTGGTCGAAATCGTCACGCGCGCTGAAGTCTAA
- the rplN gene encoding 50S ribosomal protein L14 → MIQVQSMLSAADNSGAKEMMCIKVLGGSKRRYASVGDVIKVTIKDAIPRGKVKKGEVYNAVVVRTAKGVRRPDGSVIRFDGNAAVILNNKLEPIGTRIFGPVTRELRSEKFMKIVSLAPEVL, encoded by the coding sequence ATGATCCAAGTACAGAGCATGCTTTCCGCGGCTGATAACAGCGGTGCGAAGGAAATGATGTGCATCAAGGTGCTGGGCGGCTCGAAGCGCCGTTACGCCAGCGTCGGTGATGTCATCAAGGTGACCATCAAGGACGCCATTCCTCGCGGCAAGGTCAAGAAGGGTGAGGTCTACAACGCCGTGGTGGTTCGTACCGCCAAGGGTGTGCGTCGCCCCGATGGCTCGGTGATCCGTTTCGACGGTAACGCGGCCGTCATCCTCAACAACAAGCTCGAGCCGATCGGTACCCGTATCTTCGGGCCGGTTACCCGCGAGCTGCGCAGCGAGAAGTTCATGAAGATCGTCTCGCTCGCGCCTGAAGTGCTCTGA
- the rplX gene encoding 50S ribosomal protein L24 has translation MNRIRKGDHVVVLTGKNKGQRGDVLRVDGDRVVVANVNLVKRHTKPNPQANQPGGIVEREASIHISNVQLFNAAANKGERVGTKTLEDGRKVRVFVSGEVVDA, from the coding sequence ATGAACCGTATCCGCAAGGGTGACCACGTCGTCGTGCTCACCGGCAAGAACAAGGGCCAGCGCGGTGACGTGCTCCGCGTTGATGGCGACCGCGTGGTCGTCGCCAACGTGAACCTCGTCAAGCGTCACACCAAGCCGAACCCCCAGGCCAACCAGCCTGGCGGTATCGTCGAGCGTGAGGCCTCGATCCACATTTCCAATGTCCAGCTCTTCAACGCCGCCGCGAACAAGGGCGAGCGCGTGGGCACCAAGACGCTCGAGGACGGACGCAAGGTGCGCGTGTTCGTCTCTGGCGAAGTTGTCGACGCGTAA
- the rplE gene encoding 50S ribosomal protein L5 — MTRLETFYKESVMKKLTERFGYQNVMQVPRITKITLNMGVGEAAGNKKILENAVADMAKIAGQKPVTTKARVSVASFKIRDGWPIGCKVTLRRAQMWEFLDRLINVSLPRTRDFRGVSGRAFDGRGNYNFGIKEQIIFPEIDFDQVDALRGMDISITTTAKSDEEAKALLEAFSFPFRN, encoded by the coding sequence ATGACCCGTCTTGAAACGTTTTACAAAGAGTCGGTAATGAAGAAGCTCACTGAGCGCTTCGGTTACCAGAATGTCATGCAGGTCCCGCGCATCACGAAGATCACGCTCAACATGGGCGTCGGCGAAGCCGCCGGTAACAAGAAGATCCTCGAGAATGCCGTGGCCGACATGGCCAAGATCGCCGGCCAGAAGCCGGTCACCACGAAGGCTCGCGTCTCCGTCGCATCGTTCAAGATCCGCGACGGCTGGCCGATCGGTTGCAAGGTCACCCTGCGCCGTGCCCAGATGTGGGAGTTCCTGGATCGCCTGATCAACGTCTCGCTGCCGCGTACCCGCGACTTCCGTGGCGTGTCGGGCCGTGCATTTGATGGCCGTGGTAACTACAACTTCGGCATCAAGGAACAGATCATCTTCCCGGAAATCGACTTCGACCAGGTCGACGCGCTGCGCGGTATGGATATCTCCATCACCACCACTGCGAAGTCCGACGAAGAAGCCAAGGCACTGCTGGAAGCTTTCAGCTTCCCGTTCCGCAACTGA
- the rpsN gene encoding 30S ribosomal protein S14 encodes MAKTSMIERDAKRSKLVKKYAAKRAELKAIVLSATASYDEKMEAQTKLQKLPRDASPSRQRNRCALTGRPRGVYSKFGLGRNKLREATMRGDVPGLRKASW; translated from the coding sequence ATGGCCAAGACCTCGATGATTGAGCGCGATGCAAAGCGCTCCAAGCTCGTCAAGAAGTACGCCGCCAAGCGCGCCGAACTGAAGGCGATCGTGCTGAGCGCCACCGCCTCGTATGACGAGAAGATGGAAGCCCAGACCAAGCTGCAGAAGCTGCCGCGTGACGCTTCGCCGTCGCGTCAGCGCAACCGCTGCGCACTGACCGGTCGCCCGCGCGGCGTCTACAGCAAGTTCGGCCTCGGCCGCAACAAGCTGCGCGAAGCCACCATGCGTGGCGACGTGCCGGGCCTGCGCAAGGCTAGCTGGTAA
- the rpsH gene encoding 30S ribosomal protein S8: MSMTDPIADLFTRIRNSQATGKSVVRMPSSKMKLALAQLLQNEGYVLDARVADENGKPILEIKLKYFEGRPAIETISRVSRSGLRVYRGKDELPKVLGGLGISIISTSAGLLTDAQARAKGLGGEVIGQVA, translated from the coding sequence ATGAGCATGACTGATCCCATCGCCGATCTGTTTACGCGCATCCGCAATAGCCAGGCCACTGGCAAGTCGGTTGTCCGTATGCCGTCGTCGAAGATGAAGCTGGCCCTCGCCCAGCTCCTGCAGAACGAAGGCTATGTCCTCGATGCGCGCGTTGCCGATGAAAACGGCAAGCCGATCCTCGAGATCAAGCTGAAGTATTTCGAAGGCCGTCCGGCTATCGAAACCATTTCCCGTGTCAGCCGTTCGGGCCTCCGCGTTTACCGCGGCAAGGACGAGCTGCCGAAGGTCCTCGGTGGCCTGGGTATCTCGATCATCTCCACCTCCGCCGGTCTCCTGACCGACGCACAGGCCCGTGCTAAGGGTCTGGGTGGCGAAGTCATCGGCCAGGTGGCGTAA
- the rplF gene encoding 50S ribosomal protein L6, with protein MSRVAKKPITLPKGVEISIANGTVSVKGPKGTLTTHVLPGVSFSQENGVATVVLAEGADDKFGGTARAIVANMVNGVTNGFEKKLELVGVGYRAQLQGKAVNLSLGFSHPVVYEAPEGITIEVPTQTEILVKGADKQLVGEVAAKIRAYRSPEPYKGKGVRYAGETIILKEAKKA; from the coding sequence ATGTCACGTGTAGCCAAGAAGCCCATCACCCTCCCGAAGGGCGTCGAAATCTCGATCGCCAACGGCACTGTCTCCGTCAAGGGCCCGAAGGGCACCCTGACCACCCATGTTCTGCCGGGCGTTTCGTTCTCGCAGGAAAATGGTGTGGCCACGGTCGTCCTCGCCGAAGGCGCTGACGACAAGTTCGGCGGCACCGCCCGCGCGATCGTCGCCAACATGGTCAACGGCGTCACCAACGGCTTCGAAAAGAAGCTCGAACTGGTCGGCGTTGGTTACCGCGCGCAGCTTCAGGGCAAGGCCGTAAACCTTTCCCTCGGCTTCTCGCACCCGGTCGTGTACGAAGCGCCGGAAGGCATCACCATCGAAGTCCCGACGCAGACGGAAATCCTGGTCAAGGGTGCCGACAAGCAGCTCGTGGGCGAAGTGGCCGCCAAGATCCGCGCTTACCGTTCGCCGGAGCCCTACAAGGGCAAGGGCGTCCGTTACGCGGGCGAGACGATCATCCTGAAGGAAGCCAAGAAGGCCTAA
- the rplR gene encoding 50S ribosomal protein L18 yields MNKNESRLRRAKSTRAHIRELAVARLSVHRTGQHIYAQVFAPNGTVVAAASTVQKSVADGLKSKKNVEAATTVGRIVAERAKAAGIEAVAFDRSGFRYHGRIKALADAAREAGLKF; encoded by the coding sequence ATGAACAAGAACGAATCCCGCCTGCGCCGCGCCAAGTCGACCCGCGCCCACATCCGTGAGCTCGCAGTCGCCCGCCTGAGCGTGCACCGCACCGGTCAGCACATTTACGCCCAGGTCTTCGCACCGAACGGCACCGTCGTGGCAGCTGCCTCGACCGTGCAGAAGTCGGTGGCCGATGGCCTCAAGAGCAAGAAGAACGTCGAAGCCGCCACCACGGTGGGTCGCATCGTTGCCGAGCGCGCCAAGGCCGCCGGTATCGAAGCTGTCGCGTTCGATCGCTCGGGTTTCCGTTACCACGGTCGCATCAAGGCTCTCGCCGATGCGGCTCGTGAGGCCGGCCTCAAGTTCTAA
- the rpsE gene encoding 30S ribosomal protein S5 gives MSSTDRENSDGMLEKLIAVNRVAKTVKGGRQMSFTALTVVGDGEGRVGFGYGKAREVPVAISKAMERARRNMVTIELNNGTLWYAIKANHGAARVYMQPASQGTGVIAGGAMRAVLEVVGVKDVLAKAVGSRNPINLVRATIKGLQAVASPKRIAAKRGKTIEEVLGNG, from the coding sequence ATGTCCTCGACAGATCGCGAAAATTCGGACGGCATGCTTGAAAAGCTTATCGCCGTCAACCGCGTGGCCAAGACCGTCAAGGGTGGCCGCCAGATGAGCTTCACCGCGCTGACGGTTGTCGGCGATGGCGAAGGCCGCGTCGGTTTTGGTTATGGCAAGGCGCGTGAAGTGCCGGTCGCCATTTCCAAGGCCATGGAACGCGCTCGCCGCAACATGGTGACCATCGAACTGAACAACGGCACGCTGTGGTACGCCATCAAGGCCAACCACGGTGCGGCTCGCGTCTACATGCAGCCTGCCTCGCAGGGTACCGGCGTCATCGCCGGCGGCGCCATGCGCGCTGTCCTCGAAGTGGTCGGCGTGAAGGACGTGCTTGCCAAGGCCGTCGGCTCGCGCAACCCGATCAACCTCGTCCGCGCGACGATCAAGGGTCTGCAGGCCGTCGCCTCGCCGAAGCGCATCGCCGCCAAGCGTGGCAAGACGATCGAAGAGGTGCTGGGCAATGGCTAA
- the rpmD gene encoding 50S ribosomal protein L30 has translation MAKNNETAGTVRVRLVKGLRGVQGRHRLSVKALGLNKLNDVRELKDSPQVRGLINTVYYLVRVEE, from the coding sequence ATGGCTAAGAACAACGAAACCGCTGGCACTGTCCGCGTGCGCCTGGTCAAGGGCCTGCGTGGTGTGCAGGGTCGTCATCGTCTGAGCGTGAAGGCCCTCGGCCTCAACAAGCTCAACGATGTGCGTGAACTGAAGGATTCCCCGCAGGTCCGTGGCCTTATCAACACGGTCTACTACCTGGTCCGGGTCGAGGAGTAA
- the rplO gene encoding 50S ribosomal protein L15: MKMRLNDIRPGKGARKTRTRVARGIGSGLGKTAGRGHKGQHARAGNTHRVGFEGGQMPLQRRLPKVGFRSLKKADTEQVMLYQLAVIEADTIDPIALHAAGLVTSRAKKIKIVLKGEINRAVKLQGVLVTAGAKAAIEAAGGSVE; encoded by the coding sequence ATCAAGATGCGTCTTAACGACATTCGCCCCGGCAAGGGCGCACGCAAGACCCGCACCCGCGTCGCTCGCGGTATCGGTTCCGGCCTCGGCAAGACCGCCGGCCGCGGCCACAAGGGTCAGCACGCACGCGCTGGTAACACCCACCGCGTCGGTTTCGAAGGCGGCCAGATGCCGCTGCAGCGCCGCCTGCCGAAGGTCGGTTTCCGCTCGCTCAAGAAGGCGGACACCGAGCAGGTCATGCTGTACCAGCTGGCTGTGATCGAAGCCGACACGATCGATCCGATCGCTCTGCACGCCGCCGGTCTCGTGACCAGCCGCGCCAAGAAGATCAAGATCGTGCTGAAGGGCGAGATCAACCGCGCCGTGAAGCTCCAGGGTGTGCTCGTGACGGCCGGTGCCAAGGCTGCCATCGAAGCCGCCGGCGGCAGCGTGGAGTAA
- the secY gene encoding preprotein translocase subunit SecY: protein MAGAQGNSLGSLGKLTELRQRIFFLIGALIVFRLGSFIPVPGVNPEAMTSLVEGGGGLLNMVNMFSGGSLSRFSVFALGVVPYISASIVIQMMGSVIPSLMALRKEGESGRRKMTTYTRFGTVGLAAFQAFGIAINLQGQTGAHGPVVYMPGAGFVMASVVGLTAGTMFLMWLGEQITERGIGNGISMLIFAGIVAGLPAAVVHTLSMTSNGQLGPLKLMMVVVVILGVTAFVVFMERAQRRITVNYAKQGNQRQFQRQTSHLPLKINMAGVIPPIFASSLLLFPATAANMFGSSHPMRWLQWLTTALTPGEPVYDIVFAVLVIGFAFFYTAIVFNSQETADNLKRSGALIPGIRPGRGTADYIDGVMTRLTGVGALYIVLVCLVPSFMQSAWQVPFYFGGTSLLIVVVVVMDFTAQVQAHLVSHQYESLLKKSNLRRG, encoded by the coding sequence GTGGCTGGAGCGCAGGGCAATTCGCTCGGCTCGCTGGGCAAACTGACGGAACTGCGTCAGCGCATCTTTTTCCTTATTGGTGCGCTGATCGTCTTCCGCCTCGGTTCGTTCATTCCCGTTCCGGGCGTGAACCCTGAGGCGATGACGAGCCTGGTTGAGGGCGGCGGCGGCCTGCTGAACATGGTCAACATGTTCTCGGGTGGTTCGCTGTCCCGCTTCTCGGTCTTCGCACTGGGCGTGGTGCCTTACATTTCGGCGTCGATCGTGATCCAGATGATGGGTTCGGTCATTCCGTCGCTGATGGCACTGCGCAAGGAAGGCGAGTCTGGTCGCCGGAAGATGACCACGTATACCCGTTTCGGTACGGTAGGCCTCGCTGCCTTCCAGGCCTTCGGTATCGCGATCAACCTCCAGGGCCAGACCGGTGCCCACGGTCCGGTGGTGTATATGCCGGGCGCTGGCTTCGTCATGGCATCGGTGGTCGGCCTCACGGCTGGCACGATGTTCCTGATGTGGCTGGGTGAGCAGATCACGGAGCGCGGCATCGGCAACGGCATCTCGATGCTGATCTTCGCCGGTATCGTGGCTGGCCTGCCGGCAGCGGTAGTCCACACGCTCTCGATGACCAGCAACGGTCAGCTCGGTCCGCTGAAGCTGATGATGGTCGTCGTGGTGATCCTGGGTGTCACGGCTTTCGTGGTGTTCATGGAGCGCGCCCAGCGGCGCATCACCGTGAACTACGCGAAGCAGGGCAACCAGCGCCAGTTCCAGCGCCAGACCTCGCACCTTCCGCTCAAGATCAACATGGCGGGCGTCATTCCGCCGATCTTTGCGAGTAGCCTGCTGTTGTTCCCGGCTACTGCGGCAAACATGTTCGGTTCGTCCCACCCCATGCGTTGGCTCCAGTGGCTTACCACTGCGCTGACCCCGGGTGAGCCGGTCTACGACATCGTTTTCGCGGTCCTGGTCATCGGCTTCGCCTTCTTCTATACGGCGATCGTGTTCAACTCGCAGGAAACGGCCGATAACCTCAAGCGTTCGGGTGCACTGATTCCGGGTATCCGCCCGGGTCGTGGTACGGCGGATTACATCGATGGCGTCATGACCCGGCTCACCGGTGTTGGCGCGCTCTACATCGTGTTGGTCTGCCTGGTGCCGTCGTTCATGCAGAGCGCCTGGCAAGTCCCGTTCTATTTCGGCGGCACTTCGCTGCTGATCGTGGTGGTGGTGGTGATGGACTTTACGGCTCAGGTCCAGGCCCATCTTGTGAGCCACCAGTACGAGAGTCTGCTTAAAAAGTCCAATCTCCGCCGCGGCTGA
- the rpsM gene encoding 30S ribosomal protein S13: MARIAGVNLPVQKHVWVGLQSIYGIGRSRAKKVCVDAGVVPTTQIKSLSEGEVEKIRAEIAKYTVEGDLRREIGMAVKRLMDLGCYRGLRHRRGLPVRGQRTRTNARTRKGPRRPIKK; the protein is encoded by the coding sequence ATGGCGCGCATCGCGGGTGTCAATTTGCCGGTCCAGAAGCATGTCTGGGTTGGCCTGCAGAGCATTTACGGAATCGGCCGTTCGCGGGCGAAGAAGGTCTGTGTTGATGCTGGCGTGGTTCCGACCACCCAGATCAAGTCGTTGAGCGAAGGCGAGGTCGAGAAGATCCGCGCCGAAATCGCCAAGTACACGGTCGAAGGCGATCTCCGCCGTGAGATCGGCATGGCGGTCAAGCGCCTGATGGACCTTGGTTGCTACCGTGGCCTCCGCCACCGTCGCGGCCTGCCGGTGCGCGGCCAGCGCACGCGTACCAACGCACGTACCCGTAAGGGTCCGCGTCGTCCGATCAAGAAGTAA
- the rpsK gene encoding 30S ribosomal protein S11, producing MAKPVKTKKKIKRVVTDAVAHVQASFNNTIVTITDRQGNALSWATAGGAGFRGSRKSTPFAAQVAAEKAGRAAGDYGVKTVEVRIKGPGPGRESAVRSLNALGYKVLNIIDVTPIPHNGCRPPKKRRV from the coding sequence ATGGCTAAGCCGGTTAAGACCAAGAAGAAGATCAAGCGCGTTGTCACGGATGCCGTGGCCCACGTGCAGGCTTCCTTCAACAACACCATCGTCACGATCACCGATCGCCAGGGCAATGCCCTGTCGTGGGCGACTGCAGGCGGCGCGGGTTTCCGCGGCTCCCGTAAGTCCACCCCGTTCGCAGCGCAGGTTGCCGCCGAAAAGGCTGGCCGCGCCGCTGGCGACTACGGTGTGAAGACCGTGGAAGTTCGCATCAAGGGCCCCGGCCCGGGCCGTGAGTCGGCCGTGCGTTCCCTGAATGCGTTGGGCTACAAGGTGCTCAACATTATTGACGTCACGCCGATTCCGCATAACGGCTGCCGTCCCCCCAAGAAGCGTCGCGTCTAA
- the rpsD gene encoding 30S ribosomal protein S4, which produces MARYRGATCKLARREGADLGLKSPARALDSKCKLENKPGQHGANKRARLSDYAVQLREKQKVKRIYGVLERQFSNYYTKASTQKGNTGENLLRLLESRLDNVVYRMGFAVTRAQARQLVAHKSVTVNGKKVNVPSYHVRPGDEVSLTEKARTQLRVQEAATIYDTMDLRPSWVEVDSKKFAGTFKAVPDRGDLPADINEALIVELYSK; this is translated from the coding sequence ATGGCCCGTTATCGTGGAGCTACCTGCAAACTTGCGCGTCGTGAAGGTGCCGACCTCGGTCTGAAGAGCCCGGCCCGCGCGCTTGATTCCAAGTGCAAGCTCGAAAACAAGCCCGGTCAGCATGGCGCTAACAAGCGCGCCCGTCTGTCCGACTACGCTGTTCAGCTTCGTGAGAAGCAGAAGGTCAAGCGCATCTACGGTGTGCTTGAGCGTCAGTTCAGCAACTACTACACCAAGGCTTCGACCCAGAAGGGCAACACGGGTGAAAACCTGCTTCGCCTCCTGGAAAGCCGTCTCGACAACGTCGTCTATCGCATGGGTTTTGCGGTCACCCGCGCCCAGGCCCGCCAGCTCGTCGCCCATAAGTCGGTGACGGTCAACGGCAAGAAGGTCAACGTTCCCTCGTACCACGTCCGTCCGGGCGACGAGGTTTCGCTGACCGAGAAGGCCCGCACGCAGCTGCGTGTGCAGGAAGCGGCGACGATCTACGACACGATGGATCTCCGTCCGTCGTGGGTCGAGGTCGACAGCAAGAAGTTCGCAGGTACCTTCAAGGCCGTTCCGGATCGTGGTGATCTGCCGGCCGATATCAACGAAGCCCTGATCGTCGAGCTTTACTCGAAGTAA